Proteins from a single region of Thunnus maccoyii chromosome 23, fThuMac1.1, whole genome shotgun sequence:
- the LOC121890577 gene encoding zinc finger protein 180-like isoform X1, whose translation MEEYLAEEDTNSSNKMSSSAEKQTSKNLAGPHGESEENFIGGQMDPHQRADTVERTHHCDQCQKSFSSSSYLKCHQRIHTGEKLYLCDQCGKRFIQSGHLQNHLRTHTGKKPYLCDQCGKRFIQSGHLQNHLRTHTGEKPYLCDQCGRSFTQSGHLMEHLRTHTGEKPYTCDQCQKSFSSSAYLKHHQHIHTGEKPYFCDQCGRSFTMSGYLKKHLRTHTGENPHTCDQCGKSFTVFVHLKDHQHTYTV comes from the exons ATGGAGGAATATCTAGCAGAGGAGgatacaaacagcagcaacaaaatgAGCTCATCAGCAGAG aaacaGACGAGCAAAAACCTAGCCGGACCTCATGGTGAGAGTGAGGAGAATTTCATAGGAGGACAAATGGATCCACATCAGCGTGCCGACACTGTGGAGAGAACACACCACTGTGACCAGTGTCAGAAGAGCTTCTCTTCCTCATCATATTTGAAGTGTCATCAGCGTATCCACACTGGAGAAAAACTGTACCTCTGTGACCAGTGTGGTAAGAGATTCATTCAATCTGGACATTTACAGAACCATCTACGCACTCACACTGGCAAAAAACCGTACCTCTGTGACCAGTGTGGTAAGAGATTCATTCAATCTGGACATTTACAGAACCATCTACGCACTCACACTGGCGAAAAACCGTACCTCTGTGACCAGTGTGGTAGGAGTTTCACTCAATCTGGACATTTAATGGAGCATCTGCGCACTCACACTGGAGAAAAGCCTTACACCTGTGACCAGTGTCAGAAGAGCTTCTCTTCCTCAGCATATTTGAAGCATCATCAGCATATCCACACTGGAGAAAAACCGTACTTCTGTGACCAGTGTGGTAGGAGTTTCACTATGTCTGGATATTTAAAGAAGCATCTGCGCACTCACACTGGAGAAAATCCTCACACCTGTGACCAGTGTGGTAAGAGTTTCACTGTATTTGTACATTTAAAGGACCATCAGCACACTTACACTGTGTAG
- the LOC121890577 gene encoding zinc finger protein 271-like isoform X2, with product MEEYLAEEDTNSSNKMSSSAEKQTSKNLAGPHGESEENFIGGQMDPHQRADTVERTHHCDQCQKSFSSSSYLKCHQRIHTGEKLYLCDQCEPSTHSHWRKTVPL from the exons ATGGAGGAATATCTAGCAGAGGAGgatacaaacagcagcaacaaaatgAGCTCATCAGCAGAG aaacaGACGAGCAAAAACCTAGCCGGACCTCATGGTGAGAGTGAGGAGAATTTCATAGGAGGACAAATGGATCCACATCAGCGTGCCGACACTGTGGAGAGAACACACCACTGTGACCAGTGTCAGAAGAGCTTCTCTTCCTCATCATATTTGAAGTGTCATCAGCGTATCCACACTGGAGAAAAACTGTACCTCTGTGACCAGTGTG AACCATCTACGCACTCACACTGGCGAAAAACCGTACCTCTGTGA
- the LOC121890577 gene encoding zinc finger protein 271-like isoform X3, with amino-acid sequence MEEYLAEEDTNSSNKMSSSAEKQTSKNLAGPHGESEENFIGGQMDPHQRADTVERTHHCDQCQKSFSSSSYLKCHQRIHTGEKLYLCDQCEPSTHSHWQKTVPL; translated from the exons ATGGAGGAATATCTAGCAGAGGAGgatacaaacagcagcaacaaaatgAGCTCATCAGCAGAG aaacaGACGAGCAAAAACCTAGCCGGACCTCATGGTGAGAGTGAGGAGAATTTCATAGGAGGACAAATGGATCCACATCAGCGTGCCGACACTGTGGAGAGAACACACCACTGTGACCAGTGTCAGAAGAGCTTCTCTTCCTCATCATATTTGAAGTGTCATCAGCGTATCCACACTGGAGAAAAACTGTACCTCTGTGACCAGTGTG AACCATCTACGCACTCACACTGGCAAAAAACCGTACCTCTGTGA